Proteins found in one Nostoc sp. NIES-3756 genomic segment:
- the psaA gene encoding photosystem I core protein PsaA produces the protein MTISPPEREEKKARVIVDKDPVPTSFEKWAQPGHFDRTLARGPKTTTWIWNLHALAHDFDTHTSDLEDISRKIFAAHFGHLAVVTIWLSGMIFHGAKFSNYEAWLSDPLNVRPSAQVVWPIVGQDILNGDVGGGFHGIQITSGLFQVWRGWGITNSFQLYVTAIGGLVLAGLFLFAGWFHYHKRAPKLEWFQNVESMLNHHLAVLLGCGSLGWTGHIIHVSAPINKLLDAGVAVKDIPLPHEFILNKDLLIDLFPGFAAGLAPFFTLNWGQYADFLTFKGGLNPVTGGLWMTDIAHHHLAIAVLFIIAGHQYRTNWGIGHSIKEILENHKGPFTGEGHKGLYENLTTSWHAQLATNLAFLGSLTIIIAHHMYAMPPYPYLATDYATQLCIFTHHIWIGGFLIVGGAAHAAIFMVRDYDPVVNQNNLLDRVIRHRDAIISHLNWVSIFLGFHSFGLYIHNDTMRALGRPQDMFSDTAIQLQPVFAQWVQNIHTLAPGGTAPNALEPVSYAFGGGILAVGGKVAMMPIALGTADFLIHHIHAFTIHVTVLILLKGVLFARSSRLIPDKANLGFRFPCDGPGRGGTCQVSGWDHVFLGLFWMYNSLSIVIFHFSWKMQSDVWGTVDAAGNVSHITGGNFAQSAITINGWLRDFLWAQASQVINSYGSALSGYGLMFLGAHFVWAFSLMFLFSGRGYWQELIESIVWAHNKLKVAPSIQPRALSITQGRAVGVAHYLLGGIATTWAFFHAHILSVG, from the coding sequence ATGACAATCAGTCCTCCGGAGCGAGAGGAGAAAAAAGCAAGAGTCATCGTTGACAAAGACCCGGTTCCTACCTCATTTGAAAAATGGGCCCAACCAGGACACTTTGACAGAACTCTAGCTAGAGGCCCCAAAACCACCACCTGGATTTGGAACCTCCATGCCCTCGCCCACGATTTTGATACACATACAAGCGATTTAGAAGACATCTCCCGCAAAATATTTGCGGCTCACTTCGGTCATTTAGCCGTTGTGACAATTTGGTTGAGCGGGATGATTTTCCACGGCGCGAAGTTCTCTAACTACGAAGCCTGGTTAAGTGACCCATTGAACGTGAGACCCAGTGCTCAAGTCGTATGGCCCATTGTGGGACAAGACATATTGAATGGTGATGTTGGTGGTGGATTCCACGGTATTCAAATCACCTCTGGCTTGTTCCAAGTATGGCGTGGCTGGGGTATCACCAACTCCTTCCAGCTATATGTAACAGCGATCGGTGGCTTGGTATTAGCAGGCTTGTTCTTGTTCGCTGGTTGGTTCCACTACCACAAGCGCGCTCCTAAATTGGAATGGTTCCAAAACGTGGAGTCGATGCTGAACCACCACTTGGCAGTATTGCTAGGTTGCGGTTCCTTGGGATGGACTGGACACATCATTCACGTGTCCGCACCAATCAACAAGCTTTTGGATGCAGGGGTGGCTGTCAAAGATATCCCCTTGCCTCATGAGTTCATCCTGAACAAAGACCTGTTGATCGACCTGTTCCCCGGCTTTGCTGCTGGTTTAGCACCATTCTTCACCTTGAATTGGGGTCAGTACGCTGACTTCTTGACCTTCAAGGGCGGTTTAAACCCAGTTACCGGTGGCTTGTGGATGACTGACATTGCTCACCACCACTTGGCGATCGCTGTATTGTTCATCATCGCTGGACACCAATACCGCACCAACTGGGGTATCGGTCACAGCATCAAGGAAATTCTAGAGAACCACAAAGGCCCCTTCACAGGCGAAGGTCACAAAGGTCTCTATGAAAACCTCACCACATCTTGGCACGCCCAATTGGCCACTAACCTTGCCTTCTTGGGTTCCTTGACCATCATCATCGCGCACCACATGTACGCGATGCCTCCCTACCCCTACTTGGCAACTGACTACGCTACTCAGTTGTGCATTTTCACCCACCACATTTGGATCGGCGGATTCTTAATCGTCGGTGGTGCTGCTCACGCGGCAATCTTTATGGTGCGGGATTATGATCCTGTTGTTAACCAAAACAACTTATTGGATCGGGTGATTCGTCACCGGGATGCAATTATTTCCCACCTGAACTGGGTGTCTATTTTCCTTGGCTTCCACAGCTTTGGTCTGTACATCCACAACGACACAATGCGCGCCTTGGGTCGTCCCCAAGACATGTTCTCCGACACAGCAATTCAGTTGCAACCAGTATTTGCTCAGTGGGTACAAAACATCCACACCTTAGCTCCTGGTGGCACTGCACCCAATGCTTTAGAGCCTGTAAGCTACGCTTTTGGCGGCGGCATATTGGCTGTAGGTGGTAAAGTCGCAATGATGCCTATTGCACTAGGCACAGCCGACTTCTTAATCCACCACATCCATGCCTTCACCATCCACGTAACAGTTCTCATCCTGCTCAAAGGTGTACTGTTTGCCCGCAGCTCTCGTCTGATTCCAGACAAAGCAAACTTGGGCTTCCGCTTCCCTTGCGATGGCCCCGGTCGTGGTGGTACATGTCAAGTATCCGGTTGGGATCACGTATTCCTCGGCTTATTCTGGATGTACAACTCCCTATCAATTGTAATTTTCCACTTCAGCTGGAAAATGCAGTCTGATGTCTGGGGAACCGTAGACGCAGCAGGTAATGTGTCTCACATCACTGGTGGTAACTTTGCCCAAAGTGCCATCACAATCAACGGCTGGTTGCGTGATTTCTTGTGGGCGCAAGCTTCCCAAGTAATCAACTCCTACGGAAGTGCATTGTCCGGTTATGGATTAATGTTCTTAGGCGCACACTTCGTATGGGCATTCAGCTTAATGTTCTTGTTCAGTGGTCGCGGTTACTGGCAAGAATTAATTGAGTCCATCGTTTGGGCGCATAATAAACTGAAGGTAGCTCCTTCAATCCAACCCCGCGCTCTGAGCATTACTCAAGGTCGCGCTGTTGGTGTGGCTCACTACCTCCTGGGAGGAATTGCTACAACCTGGGCATTCTTCCACGCACACATACTTTCTGTAGGCTAG
- a CDS encoding Vgb family protein — protein sequence MKGFLQVLLTFSLSLTLILGWTSSVEAALLVASFDSGDVLSFDHTTGEFIRIFAQGLPGDAPTSMTFGPDGNLYVGMGLGGSGAIRRYDGATGQFIDTFVNDASLSLISSITFGADKNLYVTDFGNDRVVRFNGNTGAFIDNFVPKGRGGLDGPEGLTFGPDGNLYVGSRITNQVLRYNGSNGDFIDVFATSAKNAPQELVFGLGNNLYLAVDGAGGNGQVLRFNGQNGTFIDTFAKNIPDTTDGMSLTFGPDNNLYVTSQFGNSVLRFNGKNGKFIDTFVSRGSGGLSYAQNLLFQKESVPKPVPKPVPKTRTTPSLIFLGALGITLAMKRFRVF from the coding sequence ATGAAAGGTTTTCTTCAAGTATTACTCACGTTCAGCCTATCATTAACCCTTATACTAGGTTGGACTAGTAGCGTAGAGGCGGCTCTTCTTGTTGCCAGCTTCGACAGTGGTGACGTTCTCAGCTTCGATCATACAACTGGTGAATTTATTAGAATTTTTGCTCAAGGGCTACCTGGCGATGCCCCAACCAGTATGACCTTTGGCCCTGATGGTAATTTATATGTCGGTATGGGTCTTGGTGGATCAGGTGCTATCCGTCGCTACGATGGGGCAACAGGTCAATTCATCGATACATTTGTTAATGATGCCAGTCTGTCTTTGATCTCCAGCATTACTTTTGGAGCTGATAAAAATCTCTACGTGACAGATTTCGGCAATGACAGAGTTGTTCGTTTTAATGGTAATACTGGAGCATTTATTGATAACTTTGTTCCTAAAGGGCGCGGCGGACTCGATGGCCCTGAAGGATTAACCTTTGGCCCTGATGGAAATCTATATGTTGGCAGCCGAATCACCAACCAAGTTCTACGCTACAACGGTTCAAATGGTGATTTCATCGATGTCTTTGCAACTAGCGCAAAGAATGCCCCTCAAGAGCTAGTTTTTGGACTTGGCAATAACCTATATCTTGCTGTTGATGGTGCTGGGGGGAATGGTCAAGTTCTCAGATTTAACGGACAAAATGGAACTTTCATAGATACATTCGCTAAAAATATTCCAGATACAACAGATGGTATGAGCCTTACTTTTGGCCCCGACAACAATCTATATGTAACTAGTCAGTTTGGAAATTCAGTATTACGCTTCAATGGGAAGAATGGAAAATTTATTGATACTTTTGTCTCTCGTGGTAGTGGCGGGCTTAGTTACGCACAAAATCTACTCTTTCAAAAAGAATCAGTTCCGAAGCCAGTTCCGAAGCCAGTTCCTAAAACTAGGACTACTCCAAGTCTTATTTTTCTAGGCGCACTTGGTATTACTTTAGCTATGAAAAGATTTAGGGTTTTTTGA
- a CDS encoding glutaminase — protein MMRLDRLEAIDLSDFVELAKAQTNRGQVINRIPRLAVADPGWFAVHICFKCRNFYSQGKISHVFPLMSVIKPLSLMYLLEHLGAEQVFQWVGIEPSDAPFNCLEQLVTDNGRPRNPMINSGAITLADKLPGKDASDRTHSLRQWLNQVAGCQLELDETMLTSVRVSRSPANVAIANYLAEKGYLENLDIAIDTYEQICCLSGTVEDLALIGKAFALEGKLSPQHRQIVNDVMLNCGLYQASAEYAVKIGLPMKSGIGGGLLAIVPDQGAIAAYSPALDSIGNPVGAIAFVETLVQHLKC, from the coding sequence GTGATGAGACTTGACCGATTAGAAGCGATTGATTTGTCTGATTTTGTAGAGCTAGCAAAAGCTCAGACAAATCGCGGACAAGTTATCAACCGTATCCCAAGATTAGCCGTGGCTGATCCTGGTTGGTTTGCAGTTCATATATGCTTTAAATGTAGGAATTTTTACAGTCAAGGAAAGATTTCTCATGTCTTTCCACTGATGAGTGTAATTAAGCCATTAAGCTTAATGTATTTATTAGAACATTTAGGTGCAGAACAAGTTTTTCAATGGGTTGGGATAGAGCCATCAGATGCACCATTTAATTGTTTAGAACAACTGGTGACTGATAATGGTAGACCACGTAACCCGATGATTAATAGTGGGGCAATTACTCTAGCTGATAAGCTACCAGGAAAAGACGCTAGCGATCGCACTCACTCCCTACGCCAATGGTTAAATCAAGTAGCTGGTTGTCAACTGGAGTTAGATGAGACAATGCTGACTTCTGTAAGAGTATCTCGTTCTCCTGCAAATGTTGCGATCGCCAATTATCTCGCCGAAAAAGGTTATCTAGAAAATCTTGATATAGCTATTGACACTTACGAGCAAATATGCTGCTTATCTGGTACTGTTGAAGACTTAGCCTTAATCGGAAAAGCCTTTGCTTTAGAGGGTAAATTATCACCGCAGCATCGGCAGATTGTGAACGATGTCATGCTGAACTGCGGTTTATATCAAGCTTCTGCCGAGTACGCTGTCAAAATTGGTCTACCGATGAAATCTGGAATTGGTGGAGGTTTACTTGCCATAGTACCAGACCAAGGAGCGATCGCTGCTTACAGTCCCGCCTTAGATAGTATAGGTAATCCTGTAGGTGCGATCGCTTTCGTTGAAACTTTAGTGCAACACTTAAAATGCTAA
- the dxs gene encoding 1-deoxy-D-xylulose-5-phosphate synthase has translation MHLSEITHPNQLHGLSVRQLQQIARQIRDKHLQTVAEFGGHLGPGLGVVELTLGLYQTLDLDRDKVIWDVGHQAYPHKLITGRYSNFHTLRQKDGIAGYLKRGENKFDHFGAGHASTSISAALGMALARDMNGEKFKVAAVIGDGALTGGMALEAINHAGHLPKTNLLVVLNDNEMSISPNVGAIPRYLNKMRLSPPVQFIKDNFEEQFKHIPFVGDSWSPELGRIKEGMKRLAVPKVGAVFEELGFTYMGPVDGHNLEELIATFQQAHQIAGPVLVHVATIKGKGYELAEKDQVGYHAQTPFNLTTGKAIPSSKPKPPSYAKVFSHTLVKLAEQNPKIIGITAAMATGTGLDKLQAKLPNQYIDVGIAEQHAVTLAAGLATEGMCPVAAIYSTFLQRAYDQIIHDVCIQNLPVFFCLDRAGIVGSDGPTHQGMYDIAYLRCIPNIVLMAPKDEAELQRMTVTGINYTDGAIAMRFPRGNGYGVPLMEEGWEPLEIGKGEILRNGDDVLLIGYGTMVYPSMQAAEILSEHGIEATVINARFVKPLDTELIVPLAKKIGKVVTLEEGCVMGGFGSAVAEALLDADVLVPVKRIGIPDVLVEHATPEESKAELGLTSRQIAERVLEAYFQKQPSAVV, from the coding sequence ATGCATCTGAGTGAAATCACACATCCCAATCAGCTGCACGGTCTATCTGTCCGGCAACTGCAACAAATTGCCCGTCAAATTCGAGATAAACATCTACAAACAGTAGCCGAATTTGGTGGACATTTGGGGCCTGGATTGGGTGTTGTCGAGTTAACACTGGGGCTTTACCAGACTCTAGATTTAGACCGGGATAAAGTTATCTGGGATGTAGGACACCAAGCTTATCCCCATAAACTGATTACAGGACGTTACAGCAACTTCCACACCCTCAGGCAAAAAGATGGAATTGCTGGTTATCTCAAACGTGGTGAAAATAAATTTGATCACTTTGGTGCAGGTCATGCTTCTACCAGCATCTCCGCCGCATTAGGCATGGCTTTAGCCAGAGATATGAATGGGGAAAAGTTTAAAGTCGCTGCGGTGATAGGCGATGGTGCATTAACTGGCGGTATGGCTTTGGAAGCTATCAACCACGCTGGACACTTGCCTAAAACCAACCTCCTAGTTGTTCTCAATGATAATGAGATGTCTATCTCTCCTAACGTTGGGGCAATTCCTCGCTATCTCAACAAAATGCGCCTCAGTCCCCCGGTGCAGTTTATCAAGGATAACTTTGAGGAACAGTTTAAGCACATTCCCTTTGTTGGCGACTCTTGGTCTCCCGAATTAGGACGAATTAAGGAAGGGATGAAGCGCTTGGCCGTTCCTAAAGTGGGTGCTGTGTTTGAAGAACTGGGCTTCACCTACATGGGGCCAGTCGATGGGCATAATTTAGAGGAATTAATTGCTACATTCCAACAAGCACACCAAATAGCAGGGCCAGTATTAGTTCATGTAGCCACAATTAAAGGTAAAGGCTATGAACTCGCCGAAAAAGACCAAGTAGGTTATCATGCCCAAACTCCTTTTAATCTGACAACTGGTAAAGCAATTCCTTCCAGCAAACCCAAACCCCCCTCCTATGCCAAAGTCTTCTCTCATACCCTAGTGAAGCTTGCCGAACAAAACCCCAAAATTATCGGGATCACTGCGGCTATGGCGACAGGAACAGGTTTAGACAAGCTACAAGCCAAACTGCCCAATCAATATATTGATGTGGGTATTGCCGAACAACATGCTGTTACTCTAGCTGCGGGGTTGGCAACTGAAGGGATGTGTCCCGTCGCCGCTATTTACTCTACTTTCTTGCAACGAGCATACGACCAAATTATCCATGATGTCTGTATCCAAAATTTACCAGTATTTTTCTGTTTGGATCGGGCAGGGATTGTAGGTTCTGATGGCCCCACCCATCAAGGTATGTATGATATTGCCTATCTGCGCTGCATTCCCAACATTGTGCTGATGGCTCCAAAAGACGAAGCAGAACTACAACGCATGACAGTGACTGGTATTAACTATACCGATGGTGCGATCGCTATGCGTTTCCCTCGCGGTAACGGCTATGGTGTTCCCCTGATGGAAGAAGGTTGGGAACCTTTGGAAATCGGTAAAGGCGAAATTCTCCGCAATGGTGATGATGTCTTACTCATTGGCTACGGCACAATGGTTTACCCCAGTATGCAGGCGGCAGAAATTCTCAGCGAACACGGCATTGAAGCGACTGTGATTAATGCCCGGTTTGTTAAACCCTTGGACACAGAATTAATTGTGCCTTTGGCTAAGAAAATCGGCAAAGTTGTCACTCTCGAAGAAGGCTGTGTCATGGGTGGGTTTGGTTCCGCAGTCGCAGAAGCCTTATTAGATGCTGATGTTTTGGTTCCTGTCAAGCGCATCGGCATTCCTGATGTGTTGGTAGAACACGCCACTCCAGAAGAATCTAAGGCAGAATTAGGCTTAACTAGCCGTCAAATTGCGGAAAGAGTACTAGAGGCTTACTTTCAAAAGCAACCATCTGCTGTAGTTTAA
- the psaK gene encoding photosystem I reaction center subunit PsaK, translating to MLTSTLLAAATTPLEWSPTVGIIFIIVNIIAITYGKLTIKYPNSEPALPSPNLFGGFGVPALLATTAFGHILAAGLVLGLHNLGRI from the coding sequence GTGTTAACTTCAACCTTACTTGCTGCTGCAACCACCCCCCTGGAATGGAGTCCTACAGTAGGTATTATTTTCATTATTGTCAATATCATTGCCATTACTTATGGCAAACTGACTATCAAGTATCCTAATTCAGAGCCAGCCTTACCTTCACCCAACTTATTTGGTGGTTTTGGTGTACCTGCATTACTAGCGACTACCGCCTTTGGTCACATTCTAGCGGCAGGCCTTGTTTTAGGACTACATAATTTAGGCAGAATCTAA
- a CDS encoding Gfo/Idh/MocA family protein: MSELQTNPGKIGVAIVGTGFGQKVHIPAFQAHHRTEIVAIYHRDINKAKTIAQGNDIPYAFDSITDVVNLPEVQAVSIATPPFLHYEMAKAVLKAGKHLLLEKPVTLNVAQAQELYQLAQKQDVIATVDFEFRFVPAWQLFAELLASGYVGTPRLIRIDWLGSSRADNSRPWNWYSSQEKGGGALGSLGSHAFDYIYWLFGSVRRLNAHLSTAIPQRVDPISGELKPVETDDTCMLSLELANGTPCQVTISAVVHASRTHWVEVYGDRGTLVIGSENQKDYIHGFRVWGSQPGQPLTEIEIPQRLLFPQHYPDGRICAFLRVVDQWVQGINHHKQIVPSLKEGVYSQLLMDLSHQSHKTGSWVDVPNLENYLT; the protein is encoded by the coding sequence ATGTCTGAATTACAAACAAACCCGGGTAAAATTGGTGTGGCAATTGTTGGGACTGGTTTTGGTCAAAAAGTTCATATTCCTGCATTTCAAGCCCATCATCGTACCGAAATAGTTGCAATTTATCACCGCGATATTAATAAAGCTAAAACAATTGCCCAAGGGAATGATATTCCTTATGCTTTTGATAGCATTACTGATGTTGTTAATCTACCAGAAGTCCAAGCAGTTAGCATTGCTACGCCGCCTTTTCTGCATTATGAAATGGCAAAGGCAGTATTAAAAGCAGGCAAACATTTACTTTTAGAAAAACCAGTTACGCTAAATGTGGCTCAAGCACAAGAACTATATCAATTAGCGCAAAAACAAGATGTAATTGCTACTGTAGATTTTGAGTTTCGTTTTGTACCCGCATGGCAACTATTCGCAGAACTTTTAGCTTCAGGCTATGTAGGAACCCCTCGCTTAATTAGAATTGACTGGTTAGGTTCCTCCCGCGCTGATAATTCTCGTCCTTGGAACTGGTATTCTTCGCAAGAAAAAGGTGGTGGTGCTTTAGGTTCGTTAGGTTCCCACGCTTTTGATTACATTTACTGGCTATTTGGTTCAGTTCGTAGATTAAATGCACATTTGAGTACAGCAATTCCTCAACGAGTTGACCCCATTAGTGGTGAGTTAAAGCCAGTAGAGACAGATGATACTTGTATGCTGTCACTGGAATTAGCTAATGGCACACCTTGTCAGGTAACTATCAGTGCTGTGGTTCATGCTAGTAGAACCCACTGGGTAGAAGTATATGGCGATCGCGGTACTCTAGTTATTGGTAGTGAAAATCAAAAAGACTACATCCACGGTTTCCGTGTTTGGGGTTCACAACCAGGCCAACCACTTACAGAAATCGAAATCCCCCAAAGACTACTATTCCCCCAACATTACCCCGACGGACGCATTTGTGCCTTCCTACGTGTAGTAGACCAATGGGTACAAGGAATTAATCACCACAAGCAAATAGTACCATCCTTAAAAGAAGGAGTTTATTCTCAGTTGTTGATGGACTTATCGCATCAATCCCATAAAACTGGTAGTTGGGTAGATGTACCAAATTTAGAAAATTATCTAACTTAA
- the psaB gene encoding photosystem I core protein PsaB, whose translation MATKFPKFSQDLAQDPTTRRIWYAIAMGNDFESHDGMTEENLYQKIFATHFGHLAIIFLWASSLLFHVAWQGNFEQWIKDPLHVRPIAHAIWDPHFGKPAIEAFTQAGASNPVNIAYSGVYHWWYTIGMRTNSELYTGSVFLLLLAALFLFAGWLHLQPKFRPSLSWFKSAEPRLNHHLAGLFGVSSLAWAGHLIHVAIPESRGQHVGWDNFLSTAPHPAGLQPFFTGNWGVYAQNPDTAGHVFSTSQGAGTAILTFLGGFHPQTESLWLTDMAHHHLAIAVIFIVAGHMYRTNFGIGHSIKEMLNAKAGLVPGSKSEGQFNLPHQGLYDTINNSLHFQLSLALAALGTVTSLVAQHMYSLPPYAFIAKDYTTQAALYTHHQYIAVFLLVGAFAHAAIFWVRDYDPEQNKGNVLDRVLKHKEAIISHLSWVSLFLGFHTLGLYVHNDVVVAFGTPEKQILIEPVFAQFVQAAHGKVLYGLDTLLSNPDSVAYTAYPNYGNVWLSGWLDAINSGTNSLFLTIGPGDFLVHHAIALGLHTTTLILVKGALDARGSKLMPDKKDFGYAFPCDGPGRGGTCDISAWDSFYLSLFWALNTVGWVTFYWHWKHLGIWQGNVAQFNENSTYLMGWFRDYLWANSAQLINGYNPYGVNNLSVWAWMFLFGHLVWATGFMFLISWRGYWQELIETLVWAHERTPIANLVRWKDKPVALSIVQARVVGLAHFTVGYVLTYAAFLIASTAGKFG comes from the coding sequence ATGGCAACTAAATTTCCAAAATTTAGCCAGGATCTCGCACAGGACCCTACCACGCGGCGCATATGGTATGCGATCGCGATGGGCAACGACTTTGAAAGCCATGATGGCATGACCGAAGAAAATCTTTACCAAAAGATTTTCGCTACTCACTTCGGTCATTTGGCAATCATCTTCCTTTGGGCTTCCAGCCTCCTGTTCCACGTAGCCTGGCAAGGTAACTTTGAACAGTGGATTAAAGACCCTCTACACGTCCGCCCAATTGCTCACGCTATTTGGGATCCCCACTTTGGTAAACCAGCAATTGAAGCTTTTACCCAAGCTGGCGCAAGCAACCCTGTAAACATCGCCTACTCTGGTGTTTACCACTGGTGGTACACCATCGGTATGCGTACCAACAGCGAACTGTATACAGGTTCTGTATTCCTGTTGTTGTTGGCTGCATTGTTCCTGTTCGCAGGTTGGTTGCACTTACAACCCAAGTTCCGTCCTAGCCTCTCTTGGTTCAAGAGTGCTGAACCCCGTCTAAACCACCACTTGGCAGGTTTGTTCGGTGTTAGCTCTTTGGCTTGGGCTGGTCACTTGATTCACGTTGCTATCCCCGAATCTCGCGGACAGCACGTAGGTTGGGATAACTTCTTAAGCACCGCACCCCACCCAGCAGGCTTGCAACCCTTCTTTACAGGTAACTGGGGCGTATACGCTCAAAACCCTGATACAGCAGGACACGTTTTCAGCACCTCTCAAGGAGCTGGTACAGCGATTCTGACCTTCTTAGGTGGTTTCCATCCTCAGACAGAATCCCTGTGGTTGACAGATATGGCGCATCACCATTTGGCGATCGCTGTTATCTTCATCGTTGCTGGTCACATGTACCGCACCAACTTCGGTATTGGTCACAGCATCAAAGAAATGCTGAACGCCAAAGCTGGTTTAGTACCCGGTAGCAAGAGTGAAGGTCAGTTCAACCTACCTCACCAAGGTCTTTACGACACAATCAACAACTCCCTTCACTTCCAATTGTCTTTGGCATTGGCAGCTCTGGGAACCGTTACCTCACTGGTAGCACAACACATGTACTCCCTGCCTCCTTACGCATTCATTGCGAAGGACTACACAACACAGGCAGCGTTGTACACCCACCACCAATACATCGCAGTATTCCTGCTGGTTGGTGCATTTGCTCACGCAGCAATCTTCTGGGTTCGTGACTACGACCCCGAACAAAACAAAGGCAACGTCCTTGACCGTGTTCTGAAGCACAAAGAAGCGATTATCTCTCACCTCAGCTGGGTATCCCTCTTCTTAGGCTTCCACACCTTGGGCCTGTACGTTCACAACGACGTAGTAGTTGCTTTTGGTACTCCTGAAAAGCAAATTTTGATTGAACCGGTATTCGCTCAGTTCGTTCAAGCTGCTCACGGTAAAGTACTCTACGGCTTAGACACCTTGTTGTCGAACCCCGATAGCGTTGCTTACACCGCTTACCCCAACTACGGCAACGTATGGTTAAGCGGCTGGTTAGATGCCATTAACTCTGGTACTAACTCCCTGTTCTTAACAATTGGCCCTGGCGACTTCCTGGTACACCATGCGATCGCCTTGGGTCTGCACACCACCACCCTCATCCTAGTCAAAGGTGCTTTGGATGCTCGTGGTTCCAAGCTGATGCCCGATAAAAAGGACTTCGGCTATGCCTTCCCTTGTGATGGCCCTGGTCGTGGCGGTACTTGCGATATCTCCGCTTGGGACTCTTTCTACCTATCCCTCTTCTGGGCATTGAATACAGTAGGTTGGGTAACTTTCTACTGGCACTGGAAACACTTAGGTATTTGGCAAGGTAACGTTGCTCAGTTCAACGAAAACTCTACCTACCTCATGGGCTGGTTCCGTGACTACCTCTGGGCTAACTCCGCTCAGTTGATCAACGGTTACAACCCCTACGGTGTAAACAATCTGTCCGTCTGGGCTTGGATGTTCCTCTTCGGACACCTAGTTTGGGCTACTGGTTTCATGTTCCTCATCTCTTGGAGAGGTTACTGGCAAGAGTTGATCGAAACCCTAGTTTGGGCGCACGAACGTACTCCTATCGCTAACCTCGTTCGCTGGAAAGACAAGCCCGTTGCTCTCTCCATCGTCCAAGCTCGTGTAGTTGGTCTAGCACACTTCACCGTCGGCTATGTCCTCACCTACGCAGCCTTCCTCATCGCCTCCACTGCTGGTAAGTTCGGTTGA